One Coriobacteriia bacterium genomic region harbors:
- a CDS encoding Rieske 2Fe-2S domain-containing protein, with protein MSPDKPIRRVFSADTTIDDLKAYMGPFAERLGYKFNTETDFVDEVLASEIEILERDGDVYCPCRVRSGDPKEDAQIVCPCIPFFRDEFAAISKCWCGLFILSEIEDGADLIGVLEEVEPGTLVQVPVCRLDDLSASTPRHFKIGKRDIAVVRVGDEVFALSNLCRHAFGPLSEGFVDGYHVMCPWHGWRYDVRDGSTDHPNADVATFPASVRDGVVFVAVPLGRAKA; from the coding sequence ATGTCACCTGACAAGCCGATTCGCAGGGTGTTCTCCGCCGACACGACCATCGATGACCTCAAGGCGTACATGGGGCCGTTCGCCGAGCGTCTCGGCTACAAGTTCAACACCGAGACCGACTTCGTGGACGAGGTGCTCGCAAGCGAGATAGAGATTCTCGAGCGTGACGGCGACGTCTACTGCCCGTGTCGGGTGCGCAGTGGTGACCCCAAGGAAGACGCGCAGATAGTGTGTCCGTGCATCCCGTTCTTCCGGGACGAGTTCGCCGCAATCAGCAAGTGCTGGTGTGGGCTGTTCATCTTGAGCGAGATCGAGGACGGGGCAGACCTCATCGGCGTGCTCGAGGAGGTCGAGCCGGGTACGCTCGTGCAGGTTCCGGTATGCCGCCTCGACGACCTGTCGGCTTCGACGCCGCGCCACTTCAAGATCGGCAAGCGCGACATCGCCGTCGTCCGCGTGGGCGACGAGGTGTTCGCTCTGTCGAATCTGTGCCGCCACGCGTTCGGTCCGCTGTCCGAGGGGTTCGTCGACGGCTATCACGTGATGTGTCCTTGGCATGGTTGGCGATATGACGTCCGAGACGGCAGCACCGATCATCCCAACGCCGACGTCGCCACGTTTCCTGCGTCAGTTCGCGACGGGGTCGTCTTCGTGGCGGTGCCACTCGGCCGCGCGAAAGCGTAG
- a CDS encoding HlyD family efflux transporter periplasmic adaptor subunit → MNAEAAPRTAARKRTSRWMIAVAVGLAVVVAATAAFALLRPKASTTSSYATATAERTTLQVLVSGTGTAVVADAVTVNPQISGTVEKLYVSLGETVTAGDRLYTISSDDVETQRLQAKASLLQSKQSLSSAKSSKTRASNDLYAANTAKIQAQQNLDDLRSQPATTPGLADKIEIAERQLTSAKKGVTSAKTAVTTAQIGVDAASASYSSSQESYNAAVDSTNDTVVTAPIDGVITAMPLSVGSDVSAGSTSSSPSGSSSSSAAGATGSSTSSASDSGSSITISDMGSLEVEVAVSEADITTVAIDQTATVTFDAVSNLTFEGVVKSISPNGTSSSGVVNYTVRLTLDSVEARLKPDMTATADIATVVAKDALVVPSTAVKSNNGEKYVVVVGAGGQTSNKTVTTGISDDSSVQILTGLSDGAVVVTGSTSSATSSSSSSSSSSRSGGFMMGGPGAGGTPPSGGPGN, encoded by the coding sequence ATGAACGCGGAAGCGGCGCCGCGTACGGCCGCCCGCAAGCGCACCTCGCGCTGGATGATCGCCGTCGCGGTGGGACTCGCGGTTGTTGTCGCTGCGACCGCAGCGTTTGCGCTCCTGCGCCCGAAGGCATCCACGACCTCGAGCTACGCGACCGCGACGGCTGAGCGCACGACACTGCAAGTCCTGGTCTCAGGCACAGGTACCGCGGTCGTCGCCGATGCTGTGACAGTCAACCCGCAGATCAGCGGTACCGTCGAGAAGCTCTACGTGAGTCTCGGCGAGACGGTGACCGCGGGTGACCGGCTCTACACCATCTCGAGCGATGACGTTGAAACGCAGCGGCTGCAGGCGAAGGCCTCGCTGCTTCAGTCCAAGCAGAGTCTCTCCTCGGCCAAGTCGAGCAAGACGCGCGCAAGCAACGACCTGTACGCCGCGAACACGGCGAAGATCCAGGCACAGCAGAACCTCGACGACCTGCGCAGCCAGCCTGCGACGACACCGGGACTCGCCGACAAGATCGAGATCGCAGAACGGCAGCTGACCAGCGCCAAGAAGGGCGTGACGAGTGCGAAGACGGCGGTCACGACCGCTCAGATCGGCGTGGATGCCGCATCCGCGAGCTACTCCTCGTCGCAGGAGTCGTACAACGCCGCGGTCGACAGCACGAACGACACCGTGGTCACGGCTCCCATCGATGGCGTCATCACGGCGATGCCGCTCTCGGTCGGTTCTGACGTGAGCGCGGGCTCGACGAGCAGTTCCCCGAGCGGATCGTCGAGCTCCTCGGCTGCGGGTGCGACGGGCTCCTCGACCTCCTCGGCGAGCGACTCGGGCTCCTCGATCACCATCTCCGACATGGGCAGCCTCGAGGTCGAGGTCGCAGTGAGCGAGGCCGACATCACGACAGTCGCCATCGACCAGACAGCGACGGTTACCTTCGACGCGGTCTCGAACCTCACCTTCGAGGGCGTGGTCAAGTCGATTTCACCGAACGGCACGAGCTCCTCGGGGGTCGTCAACTACACCGTGCGGCTCACGCTCGATTCCGTTGAGGCGCGGCTGAAGCCCGACATGACCGCTACGGCTGACATCGCAACAGTGGTCGCGAAGGACGCGCTCGTCGTGCCGAGTACCGCGGTGAAGTCGAACAACGGCGAGAAGTACGTTGTAGTCGTCGGGGCTGGTGGTCAGACGAGCAACAAGACCGTCACGACGGGCATCAGCGACGATTCGTCGGTACAGATCCTCACCGGCCTGTCGGATGGCGCCGTCGTCGTGACCGGATCGACGAGCAGCGCCACTTCGTCGAGCTCCTCGAGCTCATCGAGCAGCCGGTCGGGCGGGTTCATGATGGGCGGGCCGGGCGCCGGGGGCACGCCTCCCTCGGGCGGGCCGGGCAACTGA
- a CDS encoding FtsX-like permease family protein, with product MRLKDLMAETFLSLTANKARSFLTVLGIVVGITSVIVMVAFGQGTKASIESNISSMGANLLTVSPGGQESRQIGGGGAGANTNSLTLKDVEAIRTQVAGVKRVAQTTQSSYQASAEASNTNVSVTGTTADYPLIRSVTVSNGSWFTTDQEDTGARVAVLGPTTAETLFGSVDAAIGQKMRVNAQPFTVIGVTESKGGSGMTNQDEAVYIPFDTFQQHLSKSTGVSTIYVEAESQDVMTQVEADMDELLLARHGISESGSADFRIMNQEDIASTLSTVTTTLTLLLGSIAGISLVVGGIGIMNMMLTTVTERIREIGLRKALGATRSDLTSQFLAEAVALTMLGGVIGIVLGWLIAFAITSFSSYNAEVSLLSVGIAVGVSTAIGIVFGYYPARRAAKLDPIEALRYQ from the coding sequence ATGAGACTCAAAGACCTCATGGCCGAGACGTTCCTGTCGCTTACGGCCAACAAGGCTCGATCGTTCCTGACGGTGCTCGGCATCGTGGTCGGCATAACGTCGGTCATCGTCATGGTGGCGTTCGGACAGGGCACCAAGGCCTCGATCGAGTCGAACATCTCATCGATGGGGGCGAACCTGCTGACCGTCTCTCCCGGCGGTCAGGAGAGCCGGCAGATCGGCGGCGGCGGCGCAGGTGCCAACACCAACTCGTTGACGCTCAAGGACGTCGAAGCGATCCGTACGCAGGTCGCGGGCGTCAAGCGCGTCGCTCAGACGACGCAAAGCTCGTATCAGGCATCCGCCGAGGCGAGCAACACCAACGTGAGCGTCACAGGAACGACCGCCGACTACCCGCTCATCCGCAGCGTGACCGTCTCAAACGGCAGCTGGTTCACAACCGACCAGGAGGACACCGGCGCGCGCGTGGCCGTGCTCGGTCCGACAACCGCCGAGACGCTCTTCGGCTCGGTTGACGCAGCGATCGGCCAGAAGATGCGGGTCAACGCCCAGCCGTTCACGGTCATCGGCGTGACCGAAAGCAAGGGCGGCAGCGGGATGACGAATCAGGACGAGGCCGTCTACATCCCATTCGACACCTTCCAGCAGCACCTTTCGAAGTCGACCGGCGTGAGCACGATCTACGTCGAGGCTGAAAGCCAGGACGTCATGACGCAGGTCGAGGCCGACATGGATGAGCTGCTGCTTGCCCGCCACGGCATCTCGGAGTCGGGCAGTGCCGACTTTCGGATCATGAACCAAGAGGACATAGCTTCGACGCTGTCGACGGTGACCACGACGCTGACGCTGCTTCTCGGGTCGATCGCCGGGATCTCACTCGTGGTCGGCGGCATCGGGATCATGAACATGATGCTGACCACGGTGACGGAGCGCATTCGCGAGATCGGCCTTCGCAAGGCGCTCGGGGCGACGCGCTCCGACCTCACCTCGCAGTTTCTCGCCGAGGCGGTCGCGCTCACCATGCTCGGCGGCGTGATCGGCATCGTGCTCGGTTGGCTGATCGCCTTCGCCATCACTTCGTTCTCCAGCTACAACGCCGAAGTGAGTCTGCTCTCGGTCGGAATCGCCGTGGGCGTGTCGACGGCGATCGGCATCGTGTTCGGCTACTACCCCGCGCGTCGTGCAGCGAAGCTCGATCCCATCGAAGCGCTGCGCTACCAGTAG
- a CDS encoding sensor histidine kinase translates to MNTSRRFSWGSLSATARDSIGAVTGAVVSATFLMLRAPIVIRGGGFGGGDPGAEQFKTQGAETLRLARPELSPWAVVLSAIAFLPLAYRRRFPLAVLAVVTGITAANDLIPGPPSLVFLAPLIALYTVGTERSRKTLVAAACLTATAQLAISLPHYTSTTFWADAVRIISMVAVAAALGDATRNRRAYVAEVEQRAVEAERTRDEEARRRVDEERLRIARELHDVTAHSLSIIAVQSGAAAHVIDTNPAEARRSLDAIRRTSKEALDELRAMLGVLRSEDDAGAPLAPTPGLARLGDLAAPMRDAGVEVALDVAESLDELPALVDASAYRIVQEALTNVVRHAGPCAVTVRVRRVGDDLTIEVADSGVGASAEVSAGHGLAGMRERALALGGTFEAGPRSEGGFRVAAMLPITSRGGRA, encoded by the coding sequence ATGAACACCAGCAGACGATTCTCGTGGGGCAGCCTCTCCGCGACGGCGCGCGACTCGATCGGCGCCGTGACGGGCGCGGTCGTGAGCGCCACGTTCCTCATGCTTCGCGCGCCGATCGTGATCCGCGGTGGCGGGTTCGGCGGAGGCGATCCGGGGGCCGAGCAGTTCAAGACCCAGGGAGCCGAGACACTCAGGCTCGCACGGCCCGAGCTCTCCCCGTGGGCGGTCGTGCTCTCGGCGATCGCCTTCCTGCCGCTTGCCTACCGCCGCAGGTTCCCCCTTGCCGTGCTTGCCGTGGTCACCGGAATCACCGCCGCCAACGACCTCATTCCCGGTCCGCCCTCGCTGGTGTTCCTCGCGCCGCTGATCGCGCTCTATACGGTGGGTACGGAGCGGTCCCGCAAGACTCTTGTCGCCGCCGCATGCCTCACGGCCACGGCTCAGCTTGCGATCTCACTGCCGCACTACACGAGCACGACGTTCTGGGCCGACGCGGTACGCATCATCTCGATGGTTGCGGTCGCCGCAGCGCTCGGGGATGCCACCCGCAACCGGCGTGCGTACGTCGCCGAGGTCGAGCAGCGCGCGGTCGAGGCTGAGCGCACCCGCGACGAAGAGGCTCGCCGGCGCGTCGACGAAGAGCGGCTGCGCATCGCGCGCGAGTTGCACGACGTCACGGCGCACTCCCTTTCCATCATCGCCGTGCAGTCGGGTGCCGCAGCACACGTCATCGACACCAACCCTGCCGAGGCGAGGCGCTCGCTCGACGCGATACGCCGGACGAGCAAAGAAGCGCTCGACGAGCTTCGGGCGATGCTCGGCGTGCTGCGCTCGGAAGACGATGCCGGTGCGCCGCTGGCGCCGACGCCCGGCCTGGCACGGCTCGGGGATCTCGCGGCGCCGATGCGCGACGCGGGGGTCGAGGTCGCGCTCGACGTCGCCGAGTCACTCGACGAGCTGCCCGCGCTCGTTGACGCGTCGGCATACCGCATCGTGCAGGAGGCGCTCACCAACGTGGTACGCCACGCGGGTCCGTGCGCTGTCACGGTGCGGGTGCGTCGAGTGGGTGATGACCTCACCATCGAAGTCGCAGACAGCGGGGTTGGGGCGTCTGCAGAGGTATCTGCAGGTCACGGGCTTGCCGGCATGCGCGAGCGCGCACTGGCACTCGGAGGCACGTTTGAGGCGGGTCCCCGCTCGGAAGGCGGTTTCCGTGTGGCCGCGATGCTCCCGATCACGTCGAGAGGTGGGCGAGCGTAA
- a CDS encoding MBL fold metallo-hydrolase — translation MPDTCRLRVVFLGSGSSGNATAVSDGETTLLIDCGFSAREVSRRMTLAGLIADDVSAILLTHEHLDHLRGVDVFARRHACAVHATRGTRMAAGLDHLPGEVVTVVAGEPIRIGTLSVVPFRTSHDSAEPVGYLIESDAGERFGLATDTGVLTAEAAEALSDVDILGIESNHDLLMLEQGPYPAFLKRRIRSAEGHLSNPDAADALERLASGRLRRVFALHRSDTNNTPSLAKRALVARLTAIDLGVPVEVAPQHEPLDANPPQGALFDGGGAE, via the coding sequence ATGCCTGATACCTGCCGACTTCGCGTGGTGTTTCTGGGCTCCGGTTCGTCGGGCAATGCCACGGCCGTGAGTGACGGTGAAACGACGCTCCTCATCGACTGCGGATTCTCCGCCCGCGAAGTCTCGCGTCGCATGACGCTTGCCGGGCTTATCGCCGACGACGTGAGTGCGATCCTGCTCACGCACGAGCACTTGGACCACCTGCGAGGCGTCGACGTCTTCGCGCGGCGGCACGCCTGCGCGGTCCATGCCACCCGCGGTACACGCATGGCGGCCGGCCTCGATCATCTTCCCGGCGAGGTCGTCACCGTCGTCGCCGGTGAGCCGATCCGCATCGGCACGCTGTCAGTCGTCCCCTTTCGCACCTCGCATGACTCCGCCGAGCCGGTCGGCTACCTCATCGAGAGCGACGCGGGCGAGCGGTTCGGGCTCGCGACTGACACCGGCGTCCTTACCGCAGAAGCCGCCGAGGCACTCTCAGACGTCGACATTCTCGGCATCGAAAGCAACCATGACCTGCTCATGCTCGAGCAAGGACCCTACCCGGCGTTTCTCAAGCGCCGCATCCGCTCCGCCGAGGGGCACCTGTCTAACCCCGATGCCGCCGACGCGCTGGAGCGCCTAGCATCGGGCCGTCTGCGCAGGGTGTTCGCGCTCCACCGCTCGGATACCAACAACACACCTTCACTGGCCAAGCGCGCCCTCGTTGCACGACTGACTGCGATCGATCTCGGCGTGCCTGTCGAAGTGGCGCCGCAGCACGAACCGCTCGACGCCAACCCGCCGCAAGGTGCGTTGTTCGATGGCGGCGGTGCCGAGTGA
- the cysK gene encoding cysteine synthase A → MSDIASAVDATIGATPLVYLNKLSEGLPGTVAVKLESRNPGGSVKDRIGKSMIDDAEQRGVITPGKTVIVEPTSGNTGIALALVGAARGYRVVLTMPESMSIERRKLLKAFGAELVLTDKAKGMKGAVEAAEELAASTPDAWIAGQFDNPANPRAHYATTGPEIAEAIGDAQLGAFVAGVGTGGTISGAGRYLKERFPEALAIAVEPAESPIITQKRAGQDLTPGPHLIQGIGANFIPGVLDLDVLDGVEQVVGDDAIATARRMAAEEGLLVGISSGANVTAALRLAARPEFAGKLIVTVAPSTGERYLSTKLWEELG, encoded by the coding sequence ATGTCTGACATCGCATCCGCAGTCGACGCGACCATCGGCGCGACTCCGCTCGTCTACCTCAACAAGCTCTCGGAAGGTCTTCCGGGCACCGTCGCGGTCAAGCTCGAGTCGCGCAATCCCGGCGGTTCCGTCAAGGATCGTATCGGCAAGAGCATGATCGACGACGCCGAGCAGCGCGGCGTGATCACCCCCGGCAAGACCGTCATCGTCGAGCCGACAAGCGGCAACACCGGCATCGCTCTGGCGCTCGTCGGTGCCGCGCGCGGCTACCGCGTCGTCCTCACCATGCCCGAGTCGATGTCCATCGAACGCCGCAAGCTCCTCAAGGCGTTCGGCGCTGAGCTCGTTCTCACCGACAAGGCCAAGGGTATGAAGGGTGCCGTCGAAGCCGCCGAGGAACTCGCAGCTTCCACTCCCGATGCATGGATTGCGGGTCAGTTCGACAACCCGGCCAACCCTCGCGCTCACTACGCGACCACCGGGCCTGAGATCGCCGAGGCCATCGGCGACGCGCAGCTCGGTGCGTTCGTCGCAGGCGTCGGCACCGGCGGCACGATCTCCGGTGCGGGCCGCTACCTCAAGGAGCGCTTCCCGGAGGCGCTCGCAATCGCAGTCGAGCCGGCCGAGTCGCCCATCATCACGCAGAAGCGAGCCGGGCAAGACCTCACCCCCGGTCCGCACCTCATCCAGGGCATCGGCGCGAACTTCATCCCCGGTGTGCTGGACCTCGATGTCCTCGACGGCGTGGAGCAGGTGGTTGGCGACGACGCGATCGCAACCGCACGGCGCATGGCCGCCGAAGAGGGCCTTCTGGTGGGCATCTCGAGCGGTGCGAACGTCACCGCCGCTCTGCGGCTCGCCGCTCGTCCGGAGTTCGCCGGCAAGCTCATCGTCACCGTCGCCCCGTCAACGGGAGAGCGCTACCTGTCGACGAAGCTGTGGGAGGAGTTGGGCTAA
- a CDS encoding DUF1284 domain-containing protein, which yields MSPLRVPRLRGHHLICLQFFRGEGYSEEFVANLGGVVERASSGRALVVAGADVVCAACPELGADGLCTSEDAGGEAEIARIDALALDILGVNVGERISLPEARDRLEDDAIGVGTWRAQACDGCAWERVCEPGWGAMLAAAERAARRP from the coding sequence GTGAGCCCGTTGCGAGTTCCGCGCCTGCGCGGCCATCACCTCATCTGCCTGCAGTTCTTTCGAGGAGAAGGCTACTCCGAGGAGTTCGTCGCGAACTTGGGTGGCGTCGTCGAGCGCGCAAGCTCAGGACGAGCGCTTGTCGTCGCGGGCGCTGACGTCGTCTGCGCGGCGTGCCCCGAGCTCGGCGCCGATGGCCTGTGTACGAGCGAGGACGCCGGCGGCGAGGCGGAGATTGCGCGCATCGACGCGCTCGCGCTCGATATCCTGGGAGTGAACGTGGGCGAGCGCATCTCCCTGCCCGAGGCGCGCGATCGGCTGGAAGACGATGCGATCGGCGTCGGCACGTGGCGCGCGCAGGCGTGCGACGGCTGCGCGTGGGAGCGTGTATGTGAGCCCGGCTGGGGCGCGATGCTCGCAGCAGCCGAGCGGGCTGCACGAAGGCCCTAG
- a CDS encoding ABC transporter ATP-binding protein: MSTERDSVLLAFCAATVGYASDPVVSDVSLELHAGEVVGLVGPNGAGKSTLLRVVTGDADLLAGSIEIAGADARVLSARDRARLVGVVPQQVTAAFALPAREFVEMGRHAHVARFAAPGEVDRAVVAEALELTDTARLAERATDELSGGDLQRLALAQALAQQPRVLLLDEPVSHLDLNHRLQVLDLVRQLAAEKGIGVLVVFHDLDLAARYSDRIAVVAEGEVSEGVTPERAITAASLREVFGVRAVVATDPVTGSVSVTPLLREGAVASQDRGSVFVVGGSGAAAPLMRRLVLAGWRVSAGALNAGDADQIAAEALAVPYVAIPPFAPMDAAAAERSAAAALAAEAVVVCEVPFGHGNLANLSAAAEAARAGRRVVLVGAIQGRDFTGGSAEALWREAVAAGAVSVADDTSAQAALLG; encoded by the coding sequence ATGAGCACTGAGCGCGACAGCGTGCTGCTCGCCTTCTGCGCGGCGACCGTTGGCTACGCAAGCGACCCCGTCGTCTCCGATGTGTCGCTGGAGCTGCACGCCGGTGAAGTCGTCGGCCTTGTCGGCCCCAATGGGGCTGGCAAGTCGACGCTGCTGCGCGTCGTCACCGGCGACGCCGATCTACTGGCCGGCTCCATCGAGATCGCAGGCGCCGACGCTCGCGTGCTGTCCGCGCGCGATCGCGCTCGGCTCGTGGGCGTCGTGCCCCAGCAAGTCACCGCGGCGTTCGCGCTGCCCGCCCGCGAGTTCGTCGAGATGGGCCGCCACGCACACGTTGCGCGCTTCGCGGCCCCCGGCGAAGTCGACCGTGCGGTCGTCGCCGAGGCGCTTGAGCTCACCGACACCGCACGCTTGGCCGAGCGCGCCACCGACGAGCTCTCCGGAGGCGACCTGCAACGCCTCGCTCTCGCGCAGGCCCTCGCGCAGCAGCCACGCGTCCTGCTGCTCGACGAACCCGTGAGCCACCTCGACCTGAACCATCGGCTCCAGGTGCTCGATCTCGTGCGCCAACTCGCCGCCGAGAAGGGCATCGGCGTACTCGTGGTCTTCCACGACCTCGATCTCGCGGCGCGCTACTCCGATCGAATCGCGGTCGTGGCAGAGGGCGAAGTCAGCGAGGGCGTCACTCCCGAGCGAGCGATCACGGCGGCGTCGTTGCGTGAGGTCTTCGGCGTGCGGGCCGTGGTCGCGACGGACCCCGTGACCGGCTCGGTGAGCGTCACGCCGCTGTTGCGCGAGGGTGCGGTCGCATCGCAGGACCGCGGCAGCGTCTTCGTCGTAGGAGGCTCGGGCGCGGCAGCGCCGCTGATGCGCCGGCTCGTGCTCGCCGGCTGGCGTGTGAGCGCGGGCGCGCTCAATGCGGGCGACGCCGATCAGATCGCGGCCGAGGCGCTCGCGGTTCCCTACGTCGCGATTCCGCCGTTCGCGCCGATGGACGCCGCCGCCGCCGAGCGGTCCGCCGCCGCGGCCCTTGCCGCCGAAGCGGTTGTCGTCTGCGAGGTGCCGTTCGGCCACGGCAACCTCGCGAACCTGTCGGCCGCAGCCGAAGCGGCACGCGCGGGACGCCGAGTCGTACTCGTCGGGGCCATCCAGGGTCGCGACTTCACCGGCGGCAGTGCAGAGGCGCTGTGGCGCGAGGCGGTCGCAGCCGGAGCGGTGAGCGTCGCGGACGACACCTCGGCCCAAGCCGCGCTTCTCGGCTGA
- a CDS encoding ABC transporter ATP-binding protein, whose translation MGAIIEVQDVVKTYVTGDTYTAALKGVSLEVQEGEFLAIMGPSGSGKSTLMNLLGLLDTPTAGSYLIRGVDVSSLDEVELAEARAREIGFVFQSFNLLPRATVMRNVMLPLVYARTPEKEREGKALRALEAAGLAPELHYKSSNQLSGGQMQRVAIARALINEPALILADEPTGNLDTVTGDHILATFKRLRDEGRTIVLITHEPEVAENADRTIHIRDGLITDEVGVGHR comes from the coding sequence ATGGGCGCCATCATCGAAGTCCAGGACGTGGTGAAGACCTACGTCACCGGAGACACCTATACGGCCGCTCTCAAGGGCGTCTCGCTCGAGGTCCAGGAAGGCGAGTTCCTTGCCATCATGGGTCCCTCGGGATCGGGCAAGTCGACGCTGATGAACCTGCTCGGCCTGCTTGATACGCCGACCGCCGGCAGTTACCTCATCCGAGGCGTGGACGTGTCCTCGCTCGATGAGGTCGAGCTTGCCGAGGCCAGGGCCCGCGAGATCGGGTTCGTGTTCCAGTCGTTCAACCTGTTGCCCCGTGCCACCGTCATGCGAAACGTCATGCTGCCGCTCGTCTACGCACGCACCCCCGAGAAGGAACGCGAGGGCAAGGCGCTGAGGGCCCTCGAAGCCGCGGGTCTGGCTCCCGAGCTGCACTACAAGAGCTCCAACCAGCTCTCGGGCGGGCAGATGCAACGCGTCGCCATCGCCCGCGCGCTCATCAACGAGCCGGCGCTCATTCTCGCGGACGAGCCCACCGGCAACCTCGATACCGTCACAGGCGATCACATCCTCGCCACCTTCAAACGCCTGCGAGACGAGGGCCGCACGATCGTGCTCATTACGCATGAGCCCGAGGTTGCCGAGAACGCGGATCGCACCATCCACATCCGTGACGGCCTCATCACCGACGAAGTGGGGGTGGGGCACCGATGA
- a CDS encoding glutaredoxin family protein: protein MAIHLYALSTCPYCRMTKKYLDEHEIEYEITEVDLLEGDEKDAAVAEVVRLSGGKSFPVLDANGQVVVGFNKGRMAQVLEL from the coding sequence ATGGCAATCCATCTATACGCACTCTCGACCTGCCCGTACTGCCGTATGACCAAGAAGTATCTGGATGAGCACGAGATCGAGTACGAGATCACTGAAGTCGATCTCCTCGAAGGTGACGAGAAGGACGCCGCGGTAGCCGAGGTCGTTCGGCTGTCCGGTGGCAAGTCGTTCCCTGTCCTCGACGCCAACGGCCAAGTGGTCGTGGGCTTTAACAAGGGTCGCATGGCCCAAGTCCTCGAGCTGTAG
- a CDS encoding response regulator transcription factor: protein MGDRIRVLVADDQALVRGGFRVLVESAADLEVVGEASDGVEALRLVRELSPDVVLMDIRMPAKDGIEATREIASDPATAATRVLILTTFDLDEYVYDALRAGASGFLLKDTEPDALLDGIRVVASGDALLAPSVTRRLIAEFSHRPSPSRASVAQLEVLTEREVQVLSLVARGMSNAEIAAELFISPATAKTHVSRVMMKLDARDRAQLVAMAYESGLVTPGILGD, encoded by the coding sequence ATGGGCGACCGGATCAGAGTGCTCGTCGCCGATGACCAAGCGCTCGTGCGCGGGGGCTTTCGGGTGCTCGTCGAGTCGGCCGCCGATCTCGAGGTAGTGGGAGAAGCGTCCGATGGGGTAGAGGCGCTTCGGCTCGTCCGCGAGCTTTCGCCCGATGTGGTGTTGATGGACATCCGCATGCCTGCCAAGGACGGCATCGAGGCCACGCGCGAGATCGCGTCCGACCCTGCCACAGCCGCCACGCGCGTGCTGATCCTGACCACCTTCGATCTCGACGAGTACGTCTATGACGCGCTGCGCGCCGGCGCCAGCGGCTTTCTTCTCAAGGACACCGAGCCCGACGCTCTGCTCGACGGCATCCGTGTCGTGGCGAGCGGGGATGCGCTGCTTGCGCCCTCCGTCACCCGCCGACTGATCGCCGAGTTCTCGCACCGCCCCTCGCCTTCGAGGGCGAGTGTCGCGCAGCTTGAGGTGCTGACGGAGCGCGAAGTTCAGGTGCTGTCGCTGGTCGCGCGTGGGATGTCGAACGCCGAGATAGCCGCCGAACTCTTCATCAGCCCGGCCACGGCCAAGACACACGTCAGCCGCGTGATGATGAAGCTCGACGCTCGTGATCGCGCCCAGCTCGTGGCCATGGCCTACGAGAGCGGGCTCGTCACCCCGGGAATCTTGGGCGACTAG
- a CDS encoding Rrf2 family transcriptional regulator — translation MRVPQSLDYAVRALVLLALQPPGEFIAAGELADHLGLPRRFVEQQITALSRAGIVNCRRGASGGCALARPSKDVSVFDIVRAVQGEVLDVPRVTGSAASALWQEAADELGRHLQGVTLEDLAKRQRELDGSAASMYWI, via the coding sequence ATGCGCGTTCCGCAGAGTCTGGATTATGCGGTACGGGCTCTCGTGCTCCTGGCTCTCCAGCCGCCCGGCGAGTTCATCGCCGCGGGCGAGCTGGCGGACCACCTCGGGCTACCGCGACGCTTCGTTGAGCAGCAGATTACCGCTCTGTCGCGAGCAGGGATCGTCAACTGCCGTCGTGGTGCGAGTGGTGGGTGTGCATTGGCAAGACCGAGTAAGGATGTATCGGTATTCGATATTGTCCGCGCCGTACAAGGTGAGGTACTCGACGTTCCGCGAGTCACTGGCTCGGCTGCCTCAGCACTCTGGCAGGAGGCGGCCGATGAGCTGGGGCGCCATCTACAAGGCGTGACACTCGAGGATCTTGCAAAACGGCAGCGGGAACTCGATGGCTCTGCCGCGAGTATGTACTGGATTTGA